The following are encoded together in the Rhineura floridana isolate rRhiFlo1 chromosome 21, rRhiFlo1.hap2, whole genome shotgun sequence genome:
- the CCDC92B gene encoding coiled-coil domain-containing 92B isoform X2, translated as MRPKLTHDLETKQLEANQQEIIDQELEEKCKIVEARLQEKEMDNLELRKELRHKESLVAALRSNLRNKERKFLEELKRRSHRVTILNTELQKQTEAAAYLSFQLHATKQKLHSSRQSGKPLPEKPPEKACLPPPCSEARPKKRTQRSHPRRQAASNFHGKGAFKDPSSRDRLSSFEEDEPMPDPALFLYTKRHHAPPHRQRSEHKASAMSVRVGTDQRDPKGGQQRPSTRQPYLEPTEAVNGARTVGKPRPSSKGEQHKRNGRSPQTSKDID; from the coding sequence AAATTATTGACCAGGAATTAGAAGAGAAGTGCAAGATCGTGGAGGCCCGGCTGCAGGAGAAAGAGATGGACAACCTGGAGTTGCGCAAGGAACTGAGACATAAAGAGAGCCTCGTTGCTGCCCTCCGGTCCAACCTGAGGAATAAAGAGAGGAAGTTCCTGGAGGAGCTGAAGAGGAGAAGCCACCGGGTGACCATCCTCAACACGGAGCTGCAGAAACAGACAGAAGCAGCCGCTTACCTTTCTTTCCAGCTGCACGCCACCAAACAGAAGCTGCACAGTTCTCGGCAAAGTGGCAAGCCTCTCCCCGAGAAGCCTCCCGAGAAAGCTTGCCTCCCTCCACCCTGTAGTGAGGCCCGGCCCAAGAAACGGACTCAGAGGTCCCACCCCCGCAGGCAGGCTGCTAGCAACTTCCACGGCAAGGGGGCCTTCAAGGACCCGTCGTCTCGCGACCGGCTGAGCAGCTTTGAGGAAGACGAGCCAATGCCCGACCCGGCCCTTTTTTTGTACACAAAACGGCACCATGCCCCACCTCATCGCCAGAGGTCAGAGCATAAAGCATCAGCTATGTCTGTCAGAGTGGGCACTGACCAGAGGGACCCCAAAGGTGGTCAGCAGAGGCCGTCCACccggcagccctacctggaaccAACAGAAGCTGTGAATGGTGCCAGGACTGTGGGCAAACCTCGACCGTCTTCCAAAGGGGAACAGCACAAGCGAAATGGCCGTAGCCCCCAAACTTCCAAAGACATTGACTAA